From the genome of Tenrec ecaudatus isolate mTenEca1 chromosome 1, mTenEca1.hap1, whole genome shotgun sequence:
ccccaccccatcccgggAAGGCAGCAGGCTAGTTCGCGAGCAGCCACGGGGGAGCGGGGGGCTCACCAGCAGCGGGCTCCAGCAGATGCAGGACACCATCATGATGCCCACGAGCTGGCCCACCATCTCCACGTCGTGGGCTCGCGGGCCGCGAGTCGAGCCGCCGCCTGGGGAGCTGGCGGTAGCGGCGCCGGCGGCGGAGGCGAGGGAAGAGGCGGACGAGGCGGAGGCCGAGCGCGCGCCCCAGcggcggcggccgcggcggcCATCGGGGCTGGCGGCCGGGGGGCGGCGTCGAGAGCGGCGGCGGCGCCAGCGCGCACGGAGCAGGGCCCAGCCGCTGAGCGTGTTGCACACGAGCGCCGCTAGCAGCGCGGCCAGGCCCAGGCCGGCGAAGAGGCCGGCGAGCAGCGCCTGGCGCCAGCCGCCCGCCGGGCCGAGGCCGATGAAGCACCAGGTGCCCGGGTACTGCAACTCGTAGCGGCCCACGCGCGCCAGCGGCAGCAGCGCCACGGCCAGGGCCACGGAGGCCAGGGCGGCCAGCACCAGGCGCGCGCGGGCCGTGGAGACGCGCGCCGCGTGCAGCAGCGGCCGCGTGACGCCCACGCAGCGCTCCACGGCCATGCCACAGCCTAGCAGCAGCGGGCACAGGCCGAAGAAGACCATGCAGCCGCCCAGGAAGTGGCAGGCGCCGCCGGTCGGCGCGCGCCCCGCCGTGTACAGGCGCAGCACCAGCGCGCCCGGGATCACGTGGCCCGCCAGGTCGGTGGCCAGCAAGCTGGCAACGAAGAGTAGAAAGATGGCGGCTGAGCGGCGACGTCGCAGGCGACCGGCAGCCTGCGCCAGCAGCGCCAGCGCCAGCATATTGGACAAGGCGCCCAGCGTCATGGAGAAGATGGGCAGCGCCGGCGACCCGCCCGGACGGCCAGATGGCGGCGGGGCCGAGGCGTTCGGAGCTCCGGGCGCCACGCATGTGGTCGCCTCACCGACCAGGCTCAGGTTGAAGGGACCGCAGGGGCCCATGTCAAGTGCCGGGGGACTAGGGAGAGTAAAGCAGAAGTCAGGCAGTCCAGAGGATAGTGCGGTCACTCAGGTTGGGGCCAGCCAGCGGCCCCATTAGTGTGCCCCCTCTGCCCATGAAAATTCCAAAGGACCTTCGACGCTCAGTTCCCGATCCCCTCGTGTGCCAACCACTACCCATCTCAGCCCTCTCCCAGAATCCTAGATGTCACCCTTCCGTGTCTGTGCCCCAGCCCTACCTGTCCCCTACCTTCCCATTCTCACAtccctgtctgtgtgtgtgcaaggGCACATgcctgcacacacagacacacgagtGTATGGCACACACCCATtctacacacacaacacaccttGGATGAATTTCTGACTCCAAGGAC
Proteins encoded in this window:
- the PTGER1 gene encoding prostaglandin E2 receptor EP1 subtype; translated protein: MGPCGPFNLSLVGEATTCVAPGAPNASAPPPSGRPGGSPALPIFSMTLGALSNMLALALLAQAAGRLRRRRSAAIFLLFVASLLATDLAGHVIPGALVLRLYTAGRAPTGGACHFLGGCMVFFGLCPLLLGCGMAVERCVGVTRPLLHAARVSTARARLVLAALASVALAVALLPLARVGRYELQYPGTWCFIGLGPAGGWRQALLAGLFAGLGLAALLAALVCNTLSGWALLRARWRRRRSRRRPPAASPDGRRGRRRWGARSASASSASSLASAAGAATASSPGGGSTRGPRAHDVEMVGQLVGIMMVSCICWSPLLVLVVLAVGGWGSSSLQRPLFLAVRLASWNQILDPWVYILLRQAVLRQLLRLLPPRAGTKSGHVGLGLTRSAWEINSLRSSRHSGLGHF